The DNA window CTCACGGTCTTAATCTGCTGGCCGGCGGCCTTTAATTTCTGTCTCAGCGTTTTAATATGCATATCAAGCGTTCTCGTCTCGCCGTCGTAATCATAGCCCCAGATATTGTCGAGAAGTTCATCCCGGGTCACTACGCGGTTCATATGTTCCATCAGATAGCTGAGCAGTTCAAATTCCTTTAATGTGAGTTCGGCCTTCTCTCCACAGGCGACAACTTCCCTTGTCTCCTTATCGATCTTTACATCACCGGCCGCCATGCAGGCACTCTCTTCCCGGAGCGGTCCGGTACGCTTGAGCAGGTTCCTGACACGGGCGGACAATTCCAGGATTCCGAACGGTTTTGTCATGTAATCATCGGCTCCGTTATCAAGCCCTGTTACAATGTCCGTCTCCCGGTCCTTTGCGGTCAGCATCAGAATCTGGGTGCCCTTAAGCGGCTCCATCTCCCTCACCTTTTTAATTGCCGCCATTCCGTCCATTCCCGGCAGCATCCAGTCGAAAACAAACATGGACGGCAGTTCCCGGTATGCTTCTTTTCCGCGCTTTATGATGCCGCCCAGACGGTCCAGCGCTTCCTCCGCCGTCTCAAATCCCTCCGGGCGGTATCCGAAGTTCTTTAATGCCACACAGATCAGGTTCCTGATATTTTCATCGTCTTCCACTACATAGATTAAATGCATCATTGTATCTCTTCCTTTACATATCCTGCTACGTTCATCGCGTGATCGGCAATTCGTTCATAGTTGGCAATGGCATCGAGGAAAATGACGCCGCTCTCCACCGTACATTCGCTGTTTGACAGACGGTCCATATGGTTTTCGCGCAGCTCCTCCTCCAGGTTATCCACCGTCTCCTCCCACCTGGCGGTCTGGCGGATCTTCACCATCTCTTTCTCCTCCTTCGCCTCAATGGAGAACTCCACGGCCTTTATGGCCGCATCCGAGATTTCCCTTAACTCGTTCAGCCCCGTCTCCGTAAAGGCGCAGTTGGTTTCCATTCTCTTTCTGGCCAGCTCGGCCAGGTTTTCCGAATGATCCCCGATCCGCTCCAGGTTTCCGATCGTGTAGTACATATTTTTGACCAGCAGGTGCTGATCGTCGTTCAGGGAGAGGTTGTTAATCTTCAGCAGGTATTCCGTCAGGATTTTCTCCATCCGGTCGATTGTCTCCTCATTTTCAAAGACTTCCTTACAGAACGCCTCGTTCTTTTCCAGCAGGGCCGCCGTCGCTATTTTTACATTGGCTAATGCAATCCTGGCCATGTTGATAATCTCGTGGCCTGCATTTTCAATTGCAAAGGACGGGGATTCCAGGATTCTTTCGTCCAGATGGCGGAGCATATCCGTCTCCACCGTGGGAGCTGTCTTTTCCGTGTCCTTATCTCGCACCAGAATGTCGGACGCCTTAACAAGCAGACCGGCGAACGGAAAGAGGATAATCGTATTGGAAACATTGAAAATCGTATGGAATACGGAGATGCCGACACTGTCCGCCGGAGCCGCCGCAAATACCGGGTTGGCAATAAATATAAAGAACAGGAGGAAACCGAAAATAATGGTTCCGAATACGTTAAACAGCAGATGAATCACAGCCGCCCTTTTTGCCGTACGGCTGGTGCCGATACAGGATAAAAGCGCAGTCACACACGTTCCGATATTCTGGCCGAGCGTGATGAAAATGGCCGACTGCCAGTTGACCATGCCGTTGATGGCAAGGGTCTGCAGAATTCCCACCGACGCCGAGCTGCTCTGGATAATGGCGGTAACGGCAAGACCGGTCAGAATGCCGAGAATCGGGTTTCTGCCAAGTACCCTGAATGCCTCCGCAAAGATCGGGGCGTCCTTGTACGGTTTGATGGAGCCGGACATGAAGGAAAGTCCGATAAAAAGGAGTGCAAAACCGATCAGGATTTCCGCCCCCTCTTTTTTCTTATGGCTTTTGGCAAAGAGTGTGATAAATGCGCCCACTCCAAAAAGAACCGGGGCGAAAAATTCCGGTTTTAACACCTCTCCCCATTCACTCATCGAAACAATCCAGCTCGTTACCGTCGTACCGATATTGGCTCCCATAATGATTCCGGTCGCCTGGATCAGGTTGATAATTCCGGCATTGACGAAACCGACTACCATAACGGTGGTTGCGGAACTGCTCTGAATAATCGCGGTCACCCCGGCGCCCACCAGGACGCCGAGAAGCCGGTTCGTTGTAAGAATTCCAAGCAGCTTCTGCAGCCTGTTTCCGGCAAATTTCTGAAGTCCGTCGGCCATGGCCCCCATACCGTAGAGGAACATGCCAAGACCCCCGACAAACTGAAAAATCATTCCTAAATCTGTGATTGACATACTATTTTCTCCCATCA is part of the [Clostridium] symbiosum genome and encodes:
- a CDS encoding response regulator transcription factor, which translates into the protein MHLIYVVEDDENIRNLICVALKNFGYRPEGFETAEEALDRLGGIIKRGKEAYRELPSMFVFDWMLPGMDGMAAIKKVREMEPLKGTQILMLTAKDRETDIVTGLDNGADDYMTKPFGILELSARVRNLLKRTGPLREESACMAAGDVKIDKETREVVACGEKAELTLKEFELLSYLMEHMNRVVTRDELLDNIWGYDYDGETRTLDMHIKTLRQKLKAAGQQIKTVRGVGYRFLKEKE
- a CDS encoding Na/Pi cotransporter family protein, with protein sequence MSITDLGMIFQFVGGLGMFLYGMGAMADGLQKFAGNRLQKLLGILTTNRLLGVLVGAGVTAIIQSSSATTVMVVGFVNAGIINLIQATGIIMGANIGTTVTSWIVSMSEWGEVLKPEFFAPVLFGVGAFITLFAKSHKKKEGAEILIGFALLFIGLSFMSGSIKPYKDAPIFAEAFRVLGRNPILGILTGLAVTAIIQSSSASVGILQTLAINGMVNWQSAIFITLGQNIGTCVTALLSCIGTSRTAKRAAVIHLLFNVFGTIIFGFLLFFIFIANPVFAAAPADSVGISVFHTIFNVSNTIILFPFAGLLVKASDILVRDKDTEKTAPTVETDMLRHLDERILESPSFAIENAGHEIINMARIALANVKIATAALLEKNEAFCKEVFENEETIDRMEKILTEYLLKINNLSLNDDQHLLVKNMYYTIGNLERIGDHSENLAELARKRMETNCAFTETGLNELREISDAAIKAVEFSIEAKEEKEMVKIRQTARWEETVDNLEEELRENHMDRLSNSECTVESGVIFLDAIANYERIADHAMNVAGYVKEEIQ